In one window of Halomarina pelagica DNA:
- a CDS encoding hemolysin family protein — MVDLISVGGLLLAFFLVIMNGVFVAAEFAFVKLRPTRVNALVDRGKPGASIVQDAIENLDGYLAVSQLGITLSSLGLGWIGEPAVAALIEPILGELLPAEAIHLVAFALGFGFITFLHVVFGELAPKTFAIQEAERVAFLVAPLMKFFYYVFIPGIIVFNGTANYFTGLFGVSPAAEGEETHSEEEILMILTRSEETGEIDLDEVEMIESVFELGDTIAREIMVPRPDVETVSASMTLSELRSVAASGTYTRYIVLDEDGEQPIGFVHAKDILKASETDTDHDDTVTALDLARDVLVVPETRRIDAILAEFQTHGGGQIAVVIDEWGVFEGIVTIEDILEEIVGDIRDEFDTAPQGPTIEERDDGTYVVDGGVPVREVNERLGVEFETDEVETIGGFVFSRLGREPEMADEIEQNGYVLRVDAIDNARIKRLVIQPPERSQKQTTEED; from the coding sequence ATGGTAGACCTGATCTCCGTCGGTGGGTTGCTTCTCGCGTTCTTCCTCGTCATCATGAACGGCGTGTTCGTGGCCGCCGAGTTCGCATTCGTGAAGCTCCGGCCGACCCGAGTGAACGCACTCGTCGACCGCGGGAAGCCTGGTGCGAGCATAGTACAGGATGCTATCGAGAATCTGGATGGCTATCTTGCAGTCAGTCAGCTCGGAATCACGCTCTCGTCACTCGGCCTCGGGTGGATCGGCGAGCCGGCTGTGGCAGCACTCATCGAACCGATTCTCGGTGAACTCCTGCCCGCGGAGGCGATTCATCTTGTTGCATTCGCGCTGGGATTCGGCTTCATCACGTTCCTCCACGTCGTATTCGGTGAACTCGCCCCCAAGACGTTCGCCATTCAGGAAGCCGAGCGAGTGGCGTTCCTCGTTGCCCCACTCATGAAGTTCTTTTATTACGTGTTTATCCCGGGTATCATCGTCTTCAACGGTACTGCCAACTACTTCACTGGCTTGTTTGGTGTCTCGCCAGCGGCAGAAGGCGAAGAGACCCATTCCGAGGAAGAAATTCTGATGATTCTCACTCGCTCCGAAGAGACGGGAGAGATCGATCTCGATGAGGTCGAGATGATCGAGAGTGTCTTCGAACTCGGCGACACGATCGCCCGCGAAATCATGGTGCCACGCCCCGATGTGGAGACCGTCTCTGCGTCCATGACTCTCTCGGAACTCCGGTCTGTTGCCGCCAGCGGAACCTACACGCGGTATATCGTGCTCGACGAGGACGGGGAGCAGCCGATCGGATTCGTCCACGCGAAGGACATCCTGAAGGCGAGCGAAACCGACACCGATCACGACGACACGGTCACTGCCCTCGACCTCGCACGCGACGTCCTCGTCGTTCCCGAAACGCGACGGATCGACGCGATTCTCGCCGAGTTTCAGACGCACGGTGGGGGGCAGATCGCCGTCGTCATCGACGAATGGGGCGTCTTCGAGGGGATCGTCACGATCGAAGACATTCTCGAAGAGATCGTCGGTGACATCCGAGACGAATTCGACACAGCACCGCAGGGTCCCACAATCGAGGAACGAGACGACGGTACGTACGTCGTCGACGGCGGCGTGCCAGTCCGGGAAGTGAACGAACGGCTTGGCGTCGAGTTCGAGACCGATGAAGTCGAGACAATTGGTGGGTTCGTCTTTAGCCGACTCGGGCGAGAACCCGAGATGGCTGATGAGATCGAGCAGAATGGGTACGTCCTTCGCGTCGACGCCATCGACAACGCGCGAATTAAACGGCTCGTGATTCAACCTCCAGAGCGATCTCAGAAACAGACCACTGAAGAGGACTAG
- a CDS encoding DUF7567 family protein, translating into MTRKVLNRHSEALFEFLWSPVCGHEVFSHIPFEGVFCRDCNTQVELQESHEDRGYEEAVLACFDTDTTWNLHVDEKLRRDLPDGSAQVKILGAPGAYTVDWWSPEPGDDWEPVERGEFADIEEPADVSHLA; encoded by the coding sequence ATGACCCGCAAAGTACTCAACCGCCACAGCGAAGCACTGTTCGAGTTCCTCTGGAGTCCAGTCTGCGGGCACGAGGTGTTCAGCCACATTCCCTTTGAGGGCGTGTTCTGCAGGGACTGCAACACACAGGTTGAACTCCAGGAATCACATGAGGATCGTGGCTACGAGGAAGCCGTCCTCGCCTGCTTCGATACCGACACGACCTGGAATCTCCACGTCGACGAAAAACTTCGTCGTGACCTGCCTGACGGGTCGGCTCAGGTGAAGATCCTCGGCGCACCGGGTGCCTACACGGTCGATTGGTGGAGTCCCGAACCCGGCGACGACTGGGAGCCGGTCGAGCGCGGTGAATTCGCTGACATCGAAGAACCTGCCGACGTGTCTCACTTGGCGTAA
- a CDS encoding nitroreductase family protein: MSATDLSTDVWDVDENGFPADAPFEDRLRFLLRYSILAPSSHNSQPWSFAVDGDTIHIHADDSRWLEVADAGRRELHISLGCALENLLIAAARFDFGFTVEYGTDKSDAVVSVRFDPAVAPDQSDDVALFEAITTRRTSHQVFLDRVIPSSTLDQLRALVREDDVDLLLIDDETRKEKIAELQVEADERQMADPAYRRELGH, from the coding sequence ATGAGCGCTACTGACCTCAGTACAGACGTTTGGGACGTCGATGAGAACGGATTCCCGGCCGATGCACCGTTCGAAGATCGTCTACGATTCCTGCTCCGATATTCGATCCTCGCGCCATCGAGCCACAACTCCCAGCCGTGGTCGTTCGCCGTCGACGGTGACACCATCCACATCCACGCAGATGACTCGCGCTGGCTCGAGGTCGCAGATGCGGGCAGGCGCGAGCTCCACATCAGCCTCGGCTGTGCCCTCGAGAATCTGTTGATCGCTGCTGCTCGGTTCGATTTCGGCTTCACCGTCGAATATGGGACAGACAAAAGCGACGCGGTCGTCTCCGTTCGATTCGACCCCGCCGTCGCCCCCGACCAGTCCGACGACGTAGCGCTCTTCGAGGCGATCACTACACGGCGGACGTCCCACCAGGTATTCCTGGACCGCGTGATTCCGTCGTCGACACTTGATCAGCTCCGAGCACTCGTTCGCGAGGACGACGTCGACCTCCTGCTGATCGATGATGAGACGCGGAAAGAGAAAATCGCTGAACTCCAAGTCGAAGCAGACGAACGGCAGATGGCCGATCCAGCGTATCGGCGGGAACTCGGTCACTAG
- a CDS encoding flavodoxin domain-containing protein, with protein sequence MASILVFYGTSQGQTAKIADRIVGVLRDRGHTAEAIDAGQLSDDFELTEYDAVLVGASIHGGKHQPEVRTLVTTDREDLTTRPTGFCQMCLTATRPDEESQAEAAGYVTAFVEDTGWQPDRIVIFGGALRYSEYGFLKRLVLKQLTKDITGDTDTSRDYEYTDWDEVETFAADFATFVEEQLGIVASVSDAQKGVECRPVE encoded by the coding sequence ATGGCATCGATCCTCGTATTCTATGGAACCAGTCAAGGACAGACCGCCAAGATCGCCGACCGCATCGTCGGCGTCTTGCGTGACCGCGGCCACACCGCCGAGGCCATCGACGCCGGGCAGCTCTCTGACGACTTCGAACTCACCGAGTACGACGCCGTTCTCGTCGGCGCGTCCATCCACGGCGGCAAACACCAGCCCGAAGTCCGGACGTTGGTCACCACCGATCGCGAGGACCTGACCACGCGGCCGACGGGGTTCTGCCAAATGTGCCTGACTGCCACCCGACCGGATGAGGAGAGTCAGGCCGAGGCCGCAGGATACGTCACCGCGTTCGTCGAGGACACCGGCTGGCAGCCGGATCGAATCGTAATCTTCGGCGGCGCGCTTCGCTACTCGGAGTACGGGTTCCTCAAGCGGCTGGTGTTGAAACAGCTCACCAAGGACATCACCGGGGATACGGATACGTCCCGAGACTACGAGTACACCGACTGGGACGAGGTCGAGACGTTCGCCGCCGACTTCGCGACGTTCGTCGAGGAACAACTCGGCATCGTCGCGTCGGTTTCGGACGCCCAGAAGGGGGTCGAATGCCGACCGGTCGAGTGA
- a CDS encoding nitroreductase family protein, translating to MARIGQLAVTYLDLGEREGAKNSKLITSAPTVALLTTPDDSVEAHVRTGQVFERLMLAATRKSVAVHPMSQILERPDLKRELAEELEITDATPQHLFRLGYAEDDDEETHTPRWPVTTVLR from the coding sequence ATGGCCCGCATCGGACAGCTAGCCGTGACGTATCTCGACCTCGGCGAGCGGGAGGGAGCAAAGAATTCGAAGCTCATCACGAGCGCACCCACGGTCGCCCTACTGACGACACCCGACGACTCGGTCGAAGCACACGTCCGGACCGGGCAGGTCTTCGAGCGACTGATGCTCGCCGCCACGCGAAAGAGCGTGGCCGTCCACCCGATGAGTCAGATACTGGAGCGACCGGACCTGAAGCGCGAACTGGCCGAGGAACTCGAGATCACGGACGCGACCCCGCAACATCTGTTCCGGCTGGGATACGCCGAGGACGACGATGAGGAGACACACACGCCCCGCTGGCCGGTGACGACGGTGCTGCGATAG
- a CDS encoding toxin-antitoxin system TumE family protein, translating to MGHELTHRYTHVEAGLVENVVIRRTTDTDVYPSGWKYTLHLGTLQDLTLIRYDNAHEDTKGHELHTAAGDADVDFPGMEELVVEFWASADEYWDTIGGNPPRPY from the coding sequence ATGGGCCACGAACTCACGCACCGCTACACCCACGTCGAAGCCGGACTCGTCGAGAACGTCGTCATCCGACGGACGACCGATACAGATGTCTACCCGTCCGGCTGGAAGTACACCCTTCATCTGGGAACGCTGCAAGACCTAACGCTCATCCGCTACGACAACGCCCACGAAGACACCAAAGGCCACGAACTCCACACCGCTGCCGGTGACGCAGACGTCGATTTCCCCGGTATGGAAGAACTCGTCGTCGAGTTCTGGGCCAGTGCTGACGAATACTGGGACACCATTGGTGGCAACCCGCCACGTCCCTATTGA
- a CDS encoding DUF6920 family protein has translation MRLKSVLSVLGLLVVSVVAVVLGGKARLERVNSQLVDELLAAATTRSDHVFTKDDLDGLPEPVQRYLDTVLTEGQPYVRAVRLRQHGEFRLGDADAPWKPLEATQHVTTAPPGFLWDAVIEMAPLVSVRVVDMYKDGTGALRAKLLSTVPVANADPSPELDAGELMRYLGESVWYPTALLPSEGVEWEPIDERSARATLEHRGTAASLVFYFNGRNEVERVSAERPYRKDDGTYESTPWTGYWRNYQVRDGVRIPIDGEVEWHLPEGDLPYWRATVEEIEYT, from the coding sequence ATGCGGCTCAAATCGGTTCTGAGCGTGCTTGGTCTCCTCGTGGTCAGCGTCGTAGCTGTCGTCCTCGGCGGCAAGGCTCGTCTCGAGCGAGTTAACTCCCAACTCGTAGACGAACTGCTCGCTGCTGCCACCACGCGCTCTGATCACGTCTTCACGAAAGACGATCTCGACGGACTCCCCGAGCCCGTGCAGCGATACCTGGATACCGTCCTCACCGAAGGGCAGCCGTACGTCCGAGCGGTGCGCCTGCGGCAACACGGTGAGTTCCGCCTGGGCGACGCGGACGCACCGTGGAAACCACTCGAAGCGACCCAGCACGTCACGACCGCCCCACCAGGATTCCTCTGGGATGCTGTAATTGAGATGGCTCCACTAGTATCGGTTCGCGTTGTCGATATGTACAAGGATGGAACAGGCGCGTTACGCGCCAAGCTCCTCTCGACGGTTCCCGTTGCAAACGCCGACCCAAGCCCAGAGCTGGACGCTGGAGAGTTGATGCGGTACCTGGGCGAGAGCGTCTGGTATCCGACCGCTCTCTTGCCGAGTGAAGGGGTCGAGTGGGAGCCGATAGACGAGCGCTCGGCTAGGGCGACGCTCGAACATCGCGGAACGGCTGCCTCGCTGGTGTTTTATTTCAACGGTCGGAACGAAGTGGAGCGGGTATCCGCCGAACGGCCGTACCGGAAGGACGACGGCACGTACGAATCGACGCCATGGACCGGGTACTGGCGAAACTATCAGGTCAGAGATGGGGTTCGGATTCCGATCGACGGAGAAGTCGAATGGCATCTGCCGGAGGGCGATCTGCCCTATTGGCGAGCAACCGTAGAGGAAATCGAATACACGTGA